The following coding sequences are from one Sander lucioperca isolate FBNREF2018 chromosome 2, SLUC_FBN_1.2, whole genome shotgun sequence window:
- the rnf181 gene encoding E3 ubiquitin-protein ligase RNF181 codes for MASYFDEHNCEPTNPEEQYRQNALLELARSLMQGLDLFDSGAFDLSDWDHRLPPPAAKTAVQTLTVVIISPEQADKGLKCPVCLLEFEEQETVREMPCKHLFHSGCILPWLGKTNSCPLCRLELPTDNPEYEEFKKDKERRRQREHRLEDLHGAMYT; via the exons ATGGCATCCTACTTTGATGAGCACAACTGTGAGCCCACCAACCCCGAGGAACAGTATCGCCAGAATGCACTGCTGGAATTGGCCAG GTCTTTAATGCAGGGCTTGGACTTATTTGACTCGGGGGCGTTCGACCTGTCAGACTGGGACCACCGTCTTCCTCCTCCAGCTGCCAAAACAGCTGTTCAGACCCTCACTGTGGTCATCATTTCTCCAGAGCAAGCAG ACAAAGGTCTCAAGTGTCCCGTGTGTTTGCTGGAGTTCGAGGAACAAGAGACGGTTCGAGAAATGCCTTGCAAACACCTTTTCCACTCAGGATGTATACTGCCATGGTTGGGCAAG ACTAACTCCTGTCCGCTCTGCCGACTTGAATTACCAACTGACAATCCAGAGTATGAGGAGTTTAAAAAAGACAag GAGAGAAGAAGACAGAGGGAGCACAGGCTGGAAGACCTACATGGAGCCATGTACACATGA
- the LOC116050615 gene encoding transmembrane protein 150A — protein MTAWIVLPVSLSAFSITGIWIVYAMAVMNHHVCPVENWSYNVTCTEELPRPGFPKTCCTIQDIPLISKCGSFPPESCLFSLIGNVGAFMVVMVCLLRYAQVIEHSHRCWVNTSALVSGCTNALGLVMVGNFQVDHAKSLHYVGAGVAFPAGLLFVCLQCVLTYRVAVTALDYWMAHFRVALALGAMVSLVLSGIFFIHESFVLQHAAAICEWVFTVDILVFYGTFTYEFGTVTSETMMTGLQQCHHHGSGVIMGARARGSILGGTTKGLKSPGGSSTSTHLNCTPESIAML, from the exons ATGACTGCCTGGATCGTCCTGCCTGTCAGCCTGTCTGCCTTCTCCATCACAGGAATATGGATAGT GTATGCCATGGCTGTGATGAATCACCATGTTTGTCCTGTGGAGAACTG GTCTTACAATGTAACATGCACAGAGGAGCTACCGCGACCAGGCTTTCCCAAGACGTGCTGCACCATCCAGGACATCCCCCTCATCAG TAAATGTGGCTCCTTCCCTCCTGAAAGCTGCCTGTTCAGCTTGATCGGCAACGTTGGAGCCTTCATGG TGGTGATGGTGTGCCTTCTGCGCTACGCCCAGGTGATCGAACACAGCCACCGATGTTGGGTCAACACCAGCGCTCTGGTGTCCGGCTGCACCAATGCTTTGGGCCTGGTCATGGTGGGCAACTTCCAG GTTGATCACGCCAAATCTCTACACTACGTGGGTGCCGGAGTGGCATTTCCAGCAGGGCTGCTGTTTGTGTGCCTGCAGTGTGTGCTCACCTACCGGGTGGCTGTGACCGCCCTCGACTACTGGATGGCCCATTTCAGAGTGGCTCTGGCACTGGGAGCCATGGTCTCACTCGTCCTCA GCGGCATCTTCTTCATCCACGAGAGCTTCGTCCTGCAGCACGCTGCAGCCATCTGCGAGTGGGTCTTCACAGTGGACATCCTGGTTTTCTACGGCACCTTCACCTACGAGTTTGGCACCGTGACCAGCGAGACCATGATGACGGGCCTGCAGCAATGTCACCACCACGGCTCAGGGGTTATTATGGGAGCCAGGGCCCGGGGCTCAATACTAGGTGGGACGACTAAGGGCCTCAAGTCCCCCGGGGGGAGCAGCACATCCACACATCTCAACTGTACCCCAGAGAGCATAGCCATGTTGTAG